One Helicobacter suis HS1 genomic window, TTTTATGCGATCCTGAATTTGTAAAAACCCAAGAATACAGAGATTTTTGGAATCGTTTAAAATCCGGACAATTTACACGAGGCACATTTAAGCGCCTCACTAAATCGGGTAAAACTGTCTATCTAGAGGCTAGCTATAACCCGGTGTTTAATAGAGATGGGGAAATTTATAAATTTATTAAGTTTGCTTGGGATGCTACAGATAGAGAAGAAAAAGCCCACATGGTTATTGATCTGATCAGAGAAAACCAGCAATTAACCGACCATGGAAACGAAATGATTGAAAAAACAACTTCTAATATCCAAAATGTCGCTAACACCATGAAAAACAATAGCAATTTAGTCAACACCCTTAGCGCCCAGTCTGACTCTATTTCTACAATCACACAGACGATTAAAGATGTCGCCGATCAAACAAACTTATTAGCCCTCAATGCTGCTATTGAAGCCGCGCGCGCAGGCGAACATGGACGCGGGTTTGCGGTGGTGGCTGATGAGGTGAGAAAACTTGCCGAGCGCACGGGAAAATCAGTAACTGAAATTTCTGCTATCATTGGCCAAATCCGCGAGATCACCTCCCAAGTGGTAACCGATATTACCGCTGGTACGCAAGAATCCCAAAAGACTGTGGATCTCTCCTATGAGACTAAAAATTTAATGGAGAAAATCAAGGCAGCTAGCGATCGAGTCGCACAAAGAATGGGGGTTTAGCCCTAATCTTTTCCTCTATCTTTTTTAAACAATGATTACACAGCACGGCCACCGGGTTTTAAAATCTCTCTATTAAAGAGTTTGTGTAAAAGGGAGCTTTAAGGTGGTGTTTTGCTATGTATTTTTTGATGTATGTGGGTGAAAAACTAAAGGTTTAAAAGCATTTTAATATTAGGGTCTACTTGATGGATGCTAGGTGGGCAAGACGTGCTATTTAACTCTCTTAATCTTTTCAAAACTTGGCTTTACTCAAACAAAAAGCTAGAGGGCTTAGATCGTTACCTACACCAATCCGACCTAAACGACAGCCTTCTAAAACACTTGTGCCGCGCCCACAGAATAGATCTAAACAATATCCCCGGGTTTTGTATATTTTTCTATAAAATAGTGTGGCAAACTAGGGGGAAACTAGCTAAATAAGAAGTCTAGAGTGGATTTTAGAAAATTTCTTATAAGAGAGTTTATCAAAAATCAAAATTGCCCTCTTGTCCTTTATTCATGCTTGTATACACACTCTGTACATAGGCTTTTCGATCCGGACAATCCAAGACCAAACTACACTGCAAACAGGATTTTTTGCCCTTTCTTTCCTGACAGGCCTGTACTTTTGATAAACAGGTTTCTAGCTTTGTTTCAAATGATTCTGCCATGTTGGTAACACCTGCATTTCTACTTTAGAACCTAAAAAACAAGGGCTTTTGGCATGCAACTCTTCTAAAGAGGTGTTTAAAAGTCTTGTATTCCCATCACTGCCCTCCCCGCCTGCATTTTCTACAATAAAAGCTAAAGGATAGACTTCAAAAAGTTTACGCAACTTACCTTGTGGCGCATCATAAGTAGAGGGGTAACAAAATATCCCCCCCTCCCTAGTTAAAAGGTGGTGGACATCAGCTACCATACTCCCACTATAGCGCAAGCGATACCCTTGTTTAAAAAAATGATCTAAAAATGCCTTATATTCTTGAGTAAAATACTGCCAACTACCACCGGGTGCGATGTTTTTACCTTTTTCTTGGAGTTTTAGATCGCCTTTTTTAACCCAGATTTGCTGGTACTCATCGTATAATTCGTGCTGTACTTGTTTATCTATAGAGATCACTAACTCTAATTTAGCCCCGTAAAGAATATAAGCAGCCATTTGGACTTTTTGGCCTATTTGTGAGTCTTTAAAGCCAAGAGGGGTGCGTGCATATATGCTAAAAATACTCCCCACCAAGAAATTAGCCCCCACCACACTAGAACCATCTAAAGGATCAAAAGCCACTAAAAAATCCCCTAAATCTTTATAGTGCGCCTCTTCTCTTTCCTCACTCATCACCCCCCCCACACTTTTTAAACCCATAAGAGTTTCAAAAATAAGCGCATCTACGGCCAAATCTATGGCTAATTGTCTATCTGCTGTTGGGTTATACCCTTCTGTATAGCTAGTATCCCCCTTTTTGATAGCCTGATAAATTTTAGGGGCTAAAGAGCGCAGGGCTTGTAAAATCTCTGTTTGCATACAGTGTCCTTTGGTTAAAATAAAGGCGCGTCCATTGACTCAGGAATGGGCAAACCCATTAATTTAAGTACACTGGCTGCGACATTATTAAGCCCTCCATGTTTAACACGCGTAACACCCTTGCCCATGACAAAACAATACACTTCATTAGTGCTATGATTGGTAAGCATTTGCCCCTCTTTGGTGTGCATTTGTTCACAGTTGCCATGATCGCTAGTTAAAAGCATAGCATAATCTAAT contains:
- a CDS encoding class 1 fructose-bisphosphatase, translated to MQTEILQALRSLAPKIYQAIKKGDTSYTEGYNPTADRQLAIDLAVDALIFETLMGLKSVGGVMSEEREEAHYKDLGDFLVAFDPLDGSSVVGANFLVGSIFSIYARTPLGFKDSQIGQKVQMAAYILYGAKLELVISIDKQVQHELYDEYQQIWVKKGDLKLQEKGKNIAPGGSWQYFTQEYKAFLDHFFKQGYRLRYSGSMVADVHHLLTREGGIFCYPSTYDAPQGKLRKLFEVYPLAFIVENAGGEGSDGNTRLLNTSLEELHAKSPCFLGSKVEMQVLPTWQNHLKQS